One window from the genome of Streptomyces sp. NBC_01476 encodes:
- a CDS encoding lactonase family protein has product MGSGDGIDGIRAPLGGGGAARPPRTLSRRGLLAVAGTGTLAALLTGASCEARTPPPADRPAAPEPRDTAGPARLLYLGTYTTDGGGNGVGLASYDSRTGALTAAGTRDGVANPSFLARSADGSRLYAVDEQAKGAVTAMSVGADGGLEVLGAQSTGGSGPCHLSVHSGGRHLLSANYDSGSIAVHPLAADGGVLPRTDLVQHTGSGPDPDRQDGPHAHMVLSDPAGAYVLAVDLGTDTVYTYRLDPAAGKLAAVSQAPVEPGSGPRHLAFHPSARFAYLANELGDSVIVCGYGPGTGALTPGDPQPTVPAGERTEDRNYPAEVVVSADGHFVYVSNRGHDSVARFAVEDGGATLRLLDAVPAGGAYPRHISLDPSGGLLFAANQNSGTVTVFHVDQASGALTPAGTPFPTPMPVCVLP; this is encoded by the coding sequence ATGGGCAGCGGCGACGGTATCGACGGCATACGGGCACCCCTCGGCGGCGGGGGCGCGGCCCGGCCGCCGCGCACCCTGAGCCGGCGCGGACTGCTCGCCGTGGCCGGCACCGGAACGCTCGCCGCCCTGCTGACCGGTGCCTCCTGCGAGGCGAGGACCCCGCCGCCGGCGGACCGCCCGGCCGCCCCTGAGCCCCGGGACACAGCCGGCCCCGCCCGCCTGCTCTACCTGGGGACCTACACCACCGACGGGGGCGGCAACGGCGTCGGGCTGGCCTCCTACGACTCGCGGACGGGGGCGCTCACCGCGGCCGGCACCCGCGACGGTGTCGCCAATCCGTCGTTCCTCGCCCGGTCCGCCGACGGCAGCCGTCTGTACGCGGTGGACGAGCAGGCGAAGGGCGCGGTGACCGCCATGTCGGTGGGCGCCGACGGCGGACTTGAGGTGCTGGGCGCGCAGAGCACCGGCGGCTCCGGGCCCTGTCACCTGTCGGTGCACTCCGGCGGCAGGCACCTGCTGAGCGCCAACTACGACTCGGGCAGCATCGCCGTCCACCCGCTCGCGGCCGACGGCGGTGTGCTGCCCCGTACCGATCTCGTGCAGCACACCGGTTCCGGCCCCGACCCCGACCGGCAGGACGGCCCGCACGCCCACATGGTGCTGAGCGACCCGGCGGGGGCGTACGTCCTGGCCGTGGACCTCGGCACCGACACGGTGTACACGTACCGCCTCGACCCGGCCGCGGGGAAGCTGGCCGCCGTGTCGCAGGCACCGGTCGAGCCGGGCTCGGGGCCGCGGCATCTCGCCTTCCACCCGTCGGCCCGCTTCGCGTATCTCGCCAACGAGTTGGGCGACTCCGTGATCGTCTGCGGCTACGGCCCCGGCACCGGCGCGCTCACCCCGGGGGACCCGCAGCCCACCGTGCCGGCCGGCGAGCGGACCGAGGACCGCAACTACCCCGCCGAGGTGGTGGTCTCGGCCGACGGCCACTTCGTCTACGTCTCCAACCGCGGCCACGACAGCGTCGCCCGCTTCGCCGTCGAGGACGGCGGTGCCACCCTGCGCCTGCTGGACGCGGTCCCGGCCGGCGGCGCGTACCCGCGGCACATCAGCCTCGACCCGTCCGGCGGGCTGCTCTTCGCCGCGAACCAGAACTCCGGCACGGTGACCGTCTTCCACGTCGACCAGGCGTCAGGCGCCCTGACCCCCGCGGGCACGCCGTTCCCGACCCCGATGCCGGTGTGCGTCCTCCCCTGA
- a CDS encoding helix-turn-helix domain-containing protein: protein MTDHQPVPGEKGELREFLRTRRARITPEEAGLAPTPGPRRVPGLRREEVAQLAGVSVDYYVRLERGRNVNVSETVLDAIARALRLNDDEHGHLFAVARPARPRSRPLPPQRVRPGLYRVLETLTEVPALVVGRHTDVLATNRLARALYTDFDALPHHERNMARFIFFDPGARALYADWEDVARACVASLHLSAGQHPNDPRLAGLIGELSLRDQDFRRWWADHDVHRRTYGSKHFHHPLVGELVLDYEALAVTGEPDQVLGIYTAEAGSAAGEALRLLASWTSEAAAPDRPNLPAG from the coding sequence ATGACCGACCACCAGCCCGTGCCGGGCGAAAAGGGCGAGCTGCGGGAGTTCCTGCGCACCCGGCGGGCCCGTATCACCCCCGAGGAGGCCGGGCTTGCCCCCACCCCGGGCCCCCGGCGGGTACCGGGGCTGCGCCGTGAGGAGGTCGCCCAGTTGGCCGGGGTGAGCGTCGACTACTACGTACGGCTGGAGCGCGGCCGCAATGTCAACGTCTCCGAGACCGTGCTGGACGCGATCGCCCGGGCGCTGCGGCTCAACGACGACGAGCACGGCCATCTCTTCGCGGTGGCGCGGCCGGCCCGGCCCCGGTCACGGCCGCTGCCGCCGCAGCGGGTCCGGCCGGGCCTGTACCGGGTGCTGGAGACCCTGACCGAGGTGCCGGCGCTGGTCGTCGGGCGCCACACCGACGTGCTCGCCACCAACCGGCTGGCCCGCGCCCTCTACACCGACTTCGACGCGCTGCCGCACCACGAGCGGAACATGGCCCGCTTCATCTTCTTCGACCCGGGCGCCCGCGCGCTGTACGCGGACTGGGAGGACGTCGCCCGCGCCTGCGTCGCCTCCCTCCACCTGTCCGCCGGACAGCACCCGAACGACCCCCGGCTGGCCGGGCTGATCGGCGAGCTCTCGCTGCGCGACCAGGACTTCCGCCGCTGGTGGGCCGACCACGACGTGCACCGCCGTACCTACGGCTCCAAACACTTCCACCATCCGCTCGTCGGCGAACTCGTCCTCGACTACGAGGCGCTGGCCGTCACCGGGGAGCCGGACCAGGTGCTGGGCATCTACACCGCCGAGGCCGGTTCAGCGGCCGGGGAGGCGCTGCGGCTGCTGGCCAGCTGGACGAGCGAGGCCGCCGCGCCCGACCGTCCGAACCTGCCCGCGGGCTGA
- a CDS encoding helix-turn-helix domain-containing protein, translating to MSGNDLGDFLRARRSRLDPAEMGFPGTGARRVAGLRREEVAVLAGVSVDYYARLEQGRERHPSGPVLDAIAGALRLDNDGRGHAYRLAGLAPKPAAAQEEAVSPALLRLMDGFPMAVAYVINRRLEVLASNALADALLSPLADPRDMVRALFRDPAARRLFAQWPSVARDTVAALRLAAGHDRRDPGVAALVKELLGASEDFAALWEDHGVSRLGSRIKVFDHPDVGRITLTYQAFDVQEAPGQSLLVGSAEPGSADADSLALLGSLHAVGRDGHRTDRD from the coding sequence ATGAGCGGCAATGACCTGGGGGACTTCCTGCGGGCCAGGCGCTCCCGGCTGGACCCCGCCGAGATGGGCTTCCCCGGGACCGGCGCCCGGCGCGTCGCCGGGCTGCGGCGCGAGGAGGTCGCGGTGCTCGCCGGGGTGAGCGTGGACTACTACGCCCGCCTGGAGCAGGGCCGCGAGCGCCACCCCTCAGGGCCGGTGCTCGACGCCATCGCGGGGGCCCTGCGGCTGGACAACGACGGACGCGGGCACGCCTACCGGCTGGCCGGGCTGGCGCCGAAACCGGCCGCGGCGCAGGAGGAGGCGGTGTCGCCTGCCCTGCTGCGGCTGATGGACGGCTTCCCGATGGCGGTCGCGTACGTGATCAACCGCCGGCTCGAAGTCCTCGCCTCGAACGCGCTGGCCGACGCGCTGCTCTCCCCCCTCGCCGACCCCCGCGACATGGTCCGTGCGCTCTTCCGCGACCCCGCCGCCCGGCGGCTGTTCGCCCAGTGGCCGTCGGTCGCCCGTGACACCGTCGCCGCCCTGCGGCTGGCCGCGGGGCACGACCGGCGCGACCCCGGGGTCGCCGCGCTGGTGAAGGAGCTGCTCGGGGCGAGCGAGGACTTCGCGGCGCTCTGGGAGGACCACGGGGTCAGCCGTCTCGGCAGCCGGATCAAGGTCTTCGACCACCCCGATGTGGGCCGGATCACCCTCACCTACCAGGCGTTCGACGTGCAGGAGGCGCCCGGGCAGTCCCTGCTGGTCGGCAGCGCGGAACCAGGCAGCGCCGACGCCGATTCGCTCGCCCTGCTCGGCTCCCTGCACGCGGTGGGGCGGGACGGGCACCGGACGGACCGCGACTGA
- a CDS encoding SDR family oxidoreductase: protein MTVTPTTGKVVLITGASSGIGEATARRLAGSGHRVVLGARRADRITALAKELTAGGADALPHELDVTRPESVHAFVRAAQARYGRVDVLVNNAGVMPLSPLDALKVDEWNRMIDVNLRGVLHGIAAVLPLMHAQGSGHVVNIASVSGLRVDPTAAVYSATKFAVRPLSEGLRQESRELRVTVVSPGLTSSELTDGISDGDVRDAVRGQMAIAIPAAAIGAAIDYAVSQPAEVDVNEIVVRPTAQG from the coding sequence ATGACCGTCACCCCCACCACCGGCAAGGTCGTCCTCATCACCGGCGCGAGCAGCGGCATCGGCGAAGCCACCGCCCGGCGGCTGGCCGGGTCGGGCCACCGGGTGGTCCTCGGCGCCCGCCGGGCCGACCGGATCACCGCGCTCGCCAAGGAACTCACGGCCGGGGGCGCGGACGCCCTCCCCCACGAACTGGACGTGACCCGCCCGGAGAGCGTGCACGCCTTCGTCCGGGCGGCACAGGCCCGCTACGGACGGGTCGACGTGCTGGTGAACAACGCGGGCGTCATGCCGCTGTCGCCGCTGGACGCTCTGAAGGTCGACGAGTGGAACCGCATGATCGACGTCAATCTCCGCGGGGTGCTGCACGGCATCGCGGCGGTGCTCCCGCTGATGCACGCCCAGGGTTCGGGGCACGTGGTGAACATCGCCTCCGTCTCGGGGCTGCGGGTCGACCCGACGGCGGCCGTCTACAGCGCCACCAAGTTCGCGGTCCGCCCGCTGTCAGAAGGGCTCCGGCAGGAGAGCCGCGAGCTGCGGGTCACCGTGGTGAGCCCGGGTCTGACCAGCAGCGAACTGACCGACGGTATCAGCGACGGTGACGTGCGGGACGCGGTGCGCGGCCAGATGGCCATCGCGATCCCGGCGGCGGCGATCGGCGCCGCGATCGACTACGCCGTCAGCCAGCCGGCGGAGGTCGACGTGAATGAGATCGTCGTCCGGCCCACCGCGCAGGGCTGA
- a CDS encoding phosphatase PAP2 family protein, translating to MTATRPVETAQETSARREGRPRFGPLLPDRLRRTGRPHLLVELAFTVGLYLAYSRTRRYVPSHRTAALHRAREILSAERWLHVDIELTLNHAVDKVSWLVVGMNYYYATLHFIVTPLTLIWLYAFRPERYRAGRTALFSATLLALFGFAFFALAPPRFLPDEGFIDTVVTHHTWGSWGSGHVSTVSNLYAAMPSVHIVWAAWSGLTIAFLAKHTWVRILGALYPLATLTVILSTGNHFIADAAGGALTLTLGFLIQRLLSGKPAYRTRTVGVTADGWLSRPVV from the coding sequence GTGACCGCGACGCGCCCGGTCGAGACCGCCCAGGAGACCTCCGCGCGACGGGAAGGCCGGCCGAGGTTCGGCCCCCTGCTGCCGGACCGGCTGCGGCGGACCGGCCGGCCACATCTGCTGGTGGAGCTGGCCTTCACGGTCGGACTGTATCTGGCCTACAGCCGGACCCGGCGTTACGTGCCCTCGCACCGGACGGCGGCGCTGCACCGGGCCCGGGAGATCCTGTCCGCCGAACGGTGGCTGCACGTCGACATCGAGCTGACCTTGAACCACGCCGTCGACAAGGTGTCGTGGCTGGTGGTCGGCATGAACTACTACTACGCCACGCTGCACTTCATAGTGACGCCGCTGACCTTGATCTGGCTCTACGCCTTCCGCCCCGAGCGCTACCGGGCCGGCCGCACCGCCCTGTTCAGCGCGACCCTGCTGGCCCTGTTCGGTTTCGCCTTCTTCGCGCTGGCGCCCCCGCGCTTCCTGCCCGACGAGGGGTTCATCGACACCGTGGTCACCCACCACACCTGGGGCTCATGGGGGTCGGGACACGTCTCCACGGTGTCGAACCTGTACGCGGCGATGCCGTCGGTGCACATCGTCTGGGCCGCCTGGAGCGGCCTGACCATCGCCTTCCTGGCCAAGCACACCTGGGTGCGGATACTCGGCGCCCTCTACCCGCTGGCCACCCTCACAGTGATCCTCTCCACCGGCAACCACTTCATCGCCGACGCGGCGGGCGGCGCCCTCACCCTGACCCTCGGCTTCCTGATCCAGCGGCTGCTCAGCGGCAAGCCGGCGTACCGCACCCGGACCGTGGGCGTCACGGCGGACGGCTGGCTCAGCCGGCCGGTCGTCTGA
- a CDS encoding GNAT family N-acetyltransferase: MPWLPEDFVHPLRVPLPGGAHHLRPIAGSDTDLDYPAVMGSRERLWAIYGEAWGWPPATMTYEQDLADLERHARETEAHESFNYALFDAAGTALAGCVYIDPPEKAGADAEISWWLVDELAGTGLQAALDAFVPRWIAEQWPFRRPRYVGRDLSWQEWLALPDAD, encoded by the coding sequence ATGCCCTGGCTGCCCGAGGACTTCGTCCACCCGCTGCGCGTACCGCTGCCCGGCGGGGCCCACCACCTGCGCCCGATCGCCGGCTCCGACACGGATCTCGACTACCCCGCGGTGATGGGCTCGCGCGAACGGCTGTGGGCCATTTACGGCGAGGCGTGGGGATGGCCGCCGGCCACCATGACGTACGAGCAGGACCTGGCCGACCTCGAACGCCACGCCCGCGAGACGGAAGCGCACGAGTCCTTCAACTACGCGCTCTTCGACGCGGCCGGTACGGCGCTGGCCGGCTGCGTGTACATCGATCCGCCGGAGAAGGCCGGCGCCGACGCCGAGATCTCCTGGTGGCTGGTGGACGAACTGGCCGGCACCGGCCTGCAGGCGGCCCTGGACGCCTTCGTGCCGCGCTGGATCGCCGAGCAGTGGCCGTTCCGGCGGCCCCGGTACGTGGGACGCGACCTGTCCTGGCAGGAGTGGCTGGCGCTGCCGGACGCGGACTGA
- a CDS encoding LAETG motif-containing sortase-dependent surface protein: MTVALSVAGVGAAQAHNGGSSDKCGQVSVKFSLDGGKHWTTNGRIDGGKPPTTITVKFTGNSKQGCEYPVSLASYSAEGPDWAHSGTQAFLGWDTATLSSKNKQATLDISDVAPTCFGQVDLYGNGTKYDGTEGKLPHYPDSATPTQLITAWNGGQKCDTPPTTPPASPTDSATPTPSDSTSATPTPSDSTSATPTPSDSTSASPSTSPSDSGSPSPSVSDTASPSPSATTPAAGGGSVTPPTGTPVVSPVSSTPTGNLAETGGNGSQTVAFAGGGAALLVIGGGAVYFTRRRNRTAGN, from the coding sequence ATGACGGTGGCTCTTTCGGTGGCCGGCGTGGGTGCCGCGCAGGCGCACAACGGCGGTTCGTCCGACAAGTGCGGCCAGGTCTCGGTGAAGTTCTCCCTCGACGGGGGCAAGCACTGGACCACCAACGGGCGCATCGACGGTGGCAAGCCGCCGACCACGATCACCGTGAAGTTCACCGGCAACTCCAAGCAGGGCTGCGAGTACCCCGTCTCGCTGGCGTCCTACAGCGCCGAGGGCCCGGACTGGGCGCACTCCGGCACCCAGGCCTTCCTCGGCTGGGACACCGCGACGCTGTCCAGCAAGAACAAGCAGGCCACGCTCGACATCAGTGATGTCGCCCCGACCTGCTTCGGTCAGGTCGACCTGTACGGCAACGGCACGAAGTACGACGGCACCGAGGGGAAGCTGCCGCACTACCCGGACTCGGCCACGCCGACCCAGCTGATCACCGCGTGGAACGGCGGCCAGAAGTGCGACACGCCGCCGACCACCCCGCCGGCGTCGCCGACCGACTCCGCCACCCCGACCCCGAGCGACTCCACGTCGGCCACCCCGACCCCGAGTGACTCGACGTCGGCCACGCCGACGCCGTCGGACTCCACGTCCGCCTCGCCCAGCACGTCGCCCAGCGACAGCGGCTCCCCGTCGCCGAGCGTGTCGGACACCGCTTCCCCGTCTCCCTCGGCGACCACCCCGGCGGCCGGCGGCGGCAGCGTCACCCCGCCGACCGGTACCCCGGTCGTCTCGCCGGTCTCCAGCACCCCGACCGGCAACCTCGCCGAGACCGGTGGCAACGGCTCGCAGACCGTGGCCTTCGCCGGCGGCGGCGCGGCACTCCTGGTGATCGGCGGCGGCGCCGTCTACTTCACCCGGCGTCGCAACCGCACGGCGGGCAACTGA
- a CDS encoding LLM class F420-dependent oxidoreductase: protein MTDQTYSRFGRVGIWSGALSRADAPAPEENREAVAELEELGYGTVWLGGSPLLDQVLPVLDATSRITVATGILSIWRQDAASVAAGLAKVDAPAADRFVLGLGTSHEAMTPGYTRPYSKMVSYLDELDAAPVPVPAGRRVLAALGPKMLKLSATRALGAHPYLVTVEHVAQARAELGPDALLAPELGAVLDTDLGRARATARGALAPYLKMPNYTNNWLRRGFEEADLADGGSDRLVDALYVLGDLDAIRARVDAFHAAGADHVAVQALSADGSLPRAQWRELAAALPL, encoded by the coding sequence ATGACTGATCAGACATACAGCCGCTTCGGCCGGGTCGGTATCTGGTCCGGCGCGCTGAGCAGGGCGGACGCACCCGCACCGGAGGAGAACCGGGAGGCCGTCGCCGAGCTGGAAGAGCTGGGGTACGGCACGGTCTGGCTGGGCGGTTCGCCGCTGCTCGACCAGGTGTTGCCGGTCCTCGACGCCACCAGCCGGATAACGGTGGCGACCGGGATCCTGAGCATCTGGCGGCAGGACGCCGCCTCGGTGGCCGCCGGACTGGCGAAGGTGGACGCCCCCGCCGCCGACCGGTTCGTGCTCGGGCTCGGCACCAGCCACGAGGCCATGACGCCCGGATACACCCGCCCCTACTCGAAGATGGTGTCGTATCTGGACGAGCTGGACGCGGCGCCGGTCCCGGTGCCGGCCGGCCGGCGGGTGCTGGCCGCACTCGGGCCGAAGATGCTGAAGCTGTCCGCGACACGCGCCCTGGGCGCGCACCCGTATCTGGTCACCGTCGAGCATGTCGCCCAGGCCCGGGCGGAGTTGGGCCCGGACGCGCTGCTGGCACCGGAGCTGGGCGCGGTGCTGGACACCGATCTCGGCCGGGCCCGGGCGACCGCACGCGGTGCGCTCGCCCCGTACCTGAAGATGCCCAACTACACCAACAACTGGCTGCGGCGGGGCTTCGAGGAGGCCGATCTGGCCGACGGCGGCAGCGACCGCCTGGTGGACGCGCTGTACGTACTCGGTGATCTGGACGCGATCCGGGCCCGGGTGGACGCCTTCCACGCGGCGGGCGCCGACCATGTGGCGGTGCAGGCGCTGAGCGCGGACGGTTCGCTGCCGCGCGCGCAGTGGCGGGAGCTGGCCGCGGCGCTTCCGCTCTGA
- a CDS encoding PRC-barrel domain-containing protein gives MAEDLLQDPEALKHRTAYDRDGKPIGVVAEVYLDYRSRLPEWITLHSDPEGTEHTFVPLQDAFAAADGGLRVAYARDTVSAAPRINADQHLALDQEQELYAYYGLTLPATEESAAPGVGDTRPPLPLTGAAGEVSGVAELSPGPAPQLVSGEPGDLPRLRLYAPEAGGATVAPDGPGEKG, from the coding sequence ATGGCCGAAGACCTCCTGCAGGACCCGGAAGCCCTCAAGCACCGGACCGCCTACGACCGTGACGGCAAGCCGATCGGCGTGGTGGCCGAGGTGTATCTGGACTACCGCAGCCGCCTGCCGGAATGGATCACCCTGCACAGCGACCCGGAGGGCACCGAGCACACGTTCGTCCCGCTCCAGGACGCCTTCGCCGCGGCGGACGGCGGCCTGCGCGTCGCCTACGCCCGGGACACCGTGTCCGCGGCGCCCCGGATCAACGCCGACCAGCATCTCGCCCTCGACCAGGAGCAGGAGCTCTACGCGTACTACGGGCTGACCCTGCCGGCCACCGAGGAGTCCGCCGCGCCGGGGGTCGGCGACACCCGCCCGCCGCTGCCGCTCACCGGTGCGGCGGGCGAGGTCTCCGGCGTGGCCGAGCTCTCGCCAGGACCGGCCCCGCAGCTGGTCTCCGGGGAGCCCGGCGACCTGCCGCGGCTGCGGCTGTACGCTCCCGAGGCCGGCGGAGCGACGGTGGCGCCCGACGGACCCGGCGAGAAGGGCTGA
- a CDS encoding RecQ family ATP-dependent DNA helicase, whose amino-acid sequence MFVFTSHRLRRTARRVFGWQRLRPAQLTAMKAVLKGHDVIAVMPTGAGKSAIYQVPGVLLKGPTVVVSPLIALQRDQVRGLVERGGGRATVVNSVQRQADKDLAWERISAGEIDFVFLAPEQLAKDDVVDQLAVLRPGLFVVDEAHCVSSWGHDFRPEYLRLRHAVERLGRPPVLALTANAAAPVRKDIAERLGMRDTREIVAGFDRPNIRLEVAGFQEDAEKRRFVVERAVAEPKPGIVYAATRRDAEAYAEELAELKLAAAPYHAGLRAAERGDVHDRFLAGELDVVVATSAFGMGIDKADVRFVLHASVPGSLDAYYQEIGRAGRDGAPARAVLAYRSQDLGMQRFFAAGAPDADTLSTVAREVRERSAPVPAAELRTACELSATRLSAALNLLEQTGAVRTGPDGSVWAGPGREEAGAVEVAVEEAVEEAVRIAGTHRLLEQSRVDMMRGYAETTGCRRRFLIGYFGEETAAPCGACDTCAASPSGAEAPAAAATPVTSPFRPGVRVRHSQWGEGEVMSEDDGKLTVLFSVGYRTLSLAVVTENDLLTPTG is encoded by the coding sequence ATGTTCGTATTCACGTCACACCGGCTGCGCCGCACCGCTCGGCGGGTGTTCGGGTGGCAACGGCTGCGGCCGGCGCAACTGACGGCGATGAAGGCGGTGTTGAAGGGGCACGACGTGATCGCGGTGATGCCGACGGGTGCCGGCAAGTCGGCGATCTACCAGGTGCCCGGGGTGCTGCTGAAGGGCCCCACGGTGGTGGTGTCGCCGCTGATCGCACTCCAGCGGGACCAGGTGCGGGGGCTGGTGGAGCGCGGCGGCGGCCGGGCCACGGTGGTCAACTCGGTGCAGCGGCAGGCGGACAAGGATCTGGCCTGGGAGCGGATCAGCGCCGGCGAGATCGACTTCGTCTTCCTGGCTCCCGAACAGCTGGCGAAGGACGACGTGGTGGACCAACTGGCCGTCCTCAGGCCCGGCTTGTTCGTGGTGGACGAGGCGCACTGTGTGTCGTCCTGGGGGCACGACTTCCGGCCGGAGTACCTGCGGTTGCGGCATGCCGTGGAGCGGCTGGGCCGGCCGCCGGTGCTGGCGCTGACCGCGAACGCGGCGGCCCCGGTGCGCAAGGACATCGCCGAACGGCTGGGGATGCGGGACACCCGGGAAATCGTGGCCGGTTTCGACCGGCCGAACATCCGGCTGGAAGTGGCCGGTTTCCAGGAGGACGCGGAGAAGCGGCGGTTCGTCGTGGAGCGGGCCGTGGCCGAACCGAAGCCGGGCATCGTCTACGCGGCGACCCGGCGGGACGCGGAGGCGTACGCCGAGGAGCTGGCAGAGCTGAAGCTGGCCGCCGCGCCGTATCACGCCGGGCTGCGGGCGGCGGAACGCGGTGATGTGCACGACCGTTTCCTGGCGGGCGAGCTCGATGTGGTGGTGGCGACCTCGGCGTTCGGGATGGGCATCGACAAGGCGGACGTACGGTTCGTGCTGCACGCCTCGGTGCCGGGCTCGCTGGACGCGTACTACCAGGAGATCGGGCGCGCGGGGCGCGACGGCGCCCCGGCCCGGGCGGTGCTGGCCTACCGTTCGCAGGATCTGGGCATGCAGCGGTTCTTCGCCGCGGGCGCACCCGACGCGGACACGCTCTCGACGGTGGCACGGGAGGTACGGGAACGGTCGGCGCCGGTGCCGGCCGCGGAACTGCGCACGGCGTGCGAGCTGTCCGCGACCCGGCTGTCCGCCGCGCTGAACCTGCTGGAGCAGACGGGGGCGGTACGCACCGGGCCGGACGGCAGCGTGTGGGCGGGGCCGGGGCGGGAGGAAGCGGGAGCGGTCGAGGTGGCGGTCGAGGAGGCCGTCGAGGAGGCGGTGCGGATCGCGGGCACCCACCGGCTGCTCGAACAGTCCCGGGTCGACATGATGCGCGGCTACGCCGAGACCACGGGGTGCCGTCGCCGGTTCCTGATCGGCTACTTCGGGGAGGAGACGGCGGCGCCGTGCGGGGCCTGCGACACCTGCGCGGCGTCCCCCTCCGGCGCGGAAGCCCCTGCGGCGGCGGCCACCCCCGTGACGAGCCCGTTCCGGCCCGGTGTGCGGGTCCGGCACAGCCAGTGGGGCGAGGGCGAGGTGATGAGCGAGGACGACGGCAAGCTCACGGTGCTCTTCTCCGTGGGCTACCGCACCCTATCCCTGGCGGTGGTGACGGAGAACGACCTCCTCACGCCGACCGGCTGA
- a CDS encoding TetR/AcrR family transcriptional regulator, translating to MTYSLPVPPDRPLRADARRNFDALLAAAREAFAELGAKAPLEEIARRAGVGIGTLYRNFPTRQVLFDAVYVHEVEVLCDSAEQVRDLGPWESLERWLRDFVTFIGNKRAFTEEMARESPVVLECRKAIYAAGGPLLDRAQRAGAVRSDVGIDDVLRLLTGIALLDFPGGGPQIDAVAGVALDGLRYPPALGRP from the coding sequence GTGACGTACTCGCTTCCCGTTCCGCCGGACCGGCCGCTGCGCGCCGACGCGCGCCGCAATTTCGACGCACTGCTGGCGGCGGCCCGCGAGGCGTTCGCCGAGCTCGGCGCGAAGGCCCCGCTGGAGGAGATCGCCCGGCGGGCCGGGGTCGGCATCGGCACGCTCTACCGGAACTTCCCGACCCGGCAGGTGCTCTTCGACGCGGTCTACGTGCACGAGGTCGAGGTGCTGTGCGACTCGGCCGAGCAGGTGCGGGACCTCGGCCCGTGGGAGTCCCTGGAGCGGTGGCTGCGCGACTTCGTGACCTTCATCGGCAACAAGCGGGCCTTCACCGAGGAGATGGCCCGCGAATCGCCGGTGGTGCTGGAGTGCCGCAAGGCCATCTACGCCGCGGGCGGCCCCCTGCTGGACCGGGCCCAGCGGGCGGGGGCGGTCCGCTCGGACGTCGGGATCGACGACGTACTGCGACTGCTGACCGGTATCGCGCTGCTGGACTTCCCCGGCGGCGGGCCCCAGATCGACGCGGTCGCGGGCGTGGCCCTCGACGGCCTGCGGTACCCGCCCGCCCTCGGCCGGCCCTGA
- a CDS encoding SDR family NAD(P)-dependent oxidoreductase, with the protein MARTWLITGASRGLGRELSRAVLENGDRLLATARRPEQLSEFAERYGDQVRTVALDVTDAEAAEAAVRTAVAEFGGLDVVANNAGYANSGAIEDTSPAEFRAQIETNLFGVINVSKAALPVFRKQRSGLFLQFSSVGGRVGATPGLGPYQTAKFGLEGFSEVLAAETEPLGIKVVIVEPGGFRTDWAGSSMAIAETSEDYAATVGWMHTYRAQSDGKQPGDPARAARILVKVAGLADPPRRLLLGSDAVDLSLAAGRTRQDEAVAWAPVGRAADFASDVDLGRTSLEDLLAQAR; encoded by the coding sequence ATGGCCAGGACCTGGCTGATCACCGGCGCCTCGCGCGGCCTGGGCCGCGAGCTGAGCCGCGCCGTACTGGAGAACGGCGACCGCCTGCTGGCGACCGCCCGCCGCCCCGAGCAGCTGTCGGAGTTCGCCGAGCGCTACGGCGACCAGGTGCGCACGGTGGCGCTCGACGTCACCGACGCGGAAGCGGCCGAGGCGGCGGTGCGTACCGCCGTGGCCGAGTTCGGCGGCCTTGACGTGGTGGCCAACAACGCCGGCTACGCCAACAGCGGGGCGATCGAGGACACTTCACCGGCAGAGTTCCGGGCCCAGATCGAGACCAATCTCTTCGGCGTCATCAATGTCAGCAAGGCCGCGCTGCCGGTCTTCCGCAAGCAGCGCTCCGGCCTCTTCCTGCAGTTCTCCTCGGTGGGTGGCCGGGTCGGCGCCACCCCGGGCCTGGGGCCGTACCAGACCGCGAAGTTCGGCCTGGAGGGCTTCTCCGAGGTGCTGGCGGCCGAGACCGAGCCGCTGGGCATCAAGGTCGTCATCGTGGAGCCTGGCGGCTTCCGCACCGACTGGGCCGGCTCGTCGATGGCCATCGCCGAGACCAGCGAGGACTACGCCGCCACCGTGGGCTGGATGCACACCTACCGGGCACAGAGCGACGGCAAGCAGCCCGGCGACCCGGCACGCGCCGCCCGGATCCTGGTCAAGGTCGCCGGCCTGGCCGATCCGCCGCGCCGGCTGCTGCTGGGCTCCGACGCGGTGGACCTGTCGCTCGCCGCGGGCCGCACCCGGCAGGACGAGGCCGTCGCGTGGGCGCCGGTCGGCCGGGCCGCCGACTTCGCCAGCGACGTCGACCTCGGACGGACCTCGCTGGAGGACCTGCTGGCACAGGCCCGCTGA